CGTGCTCCAGCAGGATGGGGTCAGCCTCGGGGGTGGTCGGGCCGTTGGCGCCCTCCACGATGACCTTGGCGCGCACCTGGGCGGCGTTGGCCTCGGTGATCTGGTTCTCCGACGCGGCGGGTACGAGGATGTCCACCGGGTGGGTCAGGAGGGTCTTGGGATCCAGGGGCTCGGCACCCCGGAACCCGGCGACGGTGCGGGTCTCGGCCACATGCTTGAGCAGGGCGTGGATATCCAGGCCCCGGTCGTTCTTGACAGCGCCCTGGATATCGCTGATGGCCACGACGCGGGCCCCGGCCTCATGCAGCAGCCGCGCGGCCTGGCTGCCCACATTGCCGAAGCCCTGCACGGCCACGGTGGCCCCGGCCAGGGGCTTGCCCAGGCGCTGCATGGCCTCGCGGGCGGTGATGAGGATGCCGCGGCCCGTGGCTTCGGCGCGGCCCAGGCTGCCGCCCAGACCCAGGGGCTTGCCGGTGACGACGGCGTTCTCGGTGCGGCGGACATGCATGGAATAGGTGTCGAGGACCCAGGCCATGGTCTGGGCATCGGTGCCCATGTCCGGGGCCGGCACATCGCGGTCGGGGCCGATGATGTCCATGATCTCGGCGATGTAGCGGCGGGTGAGCCGCTCCTTCTCGCCCAGGCTCAGGCGGGTGGGATCGCAGACGATGCCGCCCTTGCCGCCGCCGAAGGGCACATCCACCACGGCGCACTTCCAGGTCATCCAGGCCGCGAGGGCCTTGACTTCGTCGAGGGTGACATTGAGGTCGTAGCGGATGCCGCCCTTGGCCGGCCCGCGTGCCACATTGTGCTGAACGCGGTAGCCGGTGAAGACCTCCCAGTGCCCGTTGTCCATGAGCACGGGCAGGCTGACGATCATGGAGCGGCTGGGCGCCATGAACACCTTGAAGAGCGCATCGTCCAGTCCGTAGAGCTGGGAGGCGACCCGCAGACGGGCCTGCATGGCCTCAAAGGCGTTGGTCTGGTCGATGGGCATGGAGGTCATCTCCTACGGGCGGGCATCGGAGGCGGGGTGGAGCTCGGCGGGCAATTCCAACTCGCGGCCGGCGTTCCAGAGTTCCTCGAGGTTGTAGTGGCGGCGGGTTTCCTCGTCCATGACATGGACGACCAGGTTGCCGAAGTCGAGCAGCACCCAGTTGCCGTTGGCCTCGCCTTCGCGGGAGATGGGGCGCTCTCCATCCGCCAGCTTCAGGGCGTCCTCGATGGCCTCGGCGATGGCGCGATTCTGGCGGTCGCTGCCGCCGCTCATGAAGGCGAAGGTGTCGGTGAAGCTGGCGATGTCCTTCACATCGAGGAGGCGGATGCGGAAGGCTTTCTTGGACCGGGCGGCGTCGACGACGGTCGCAAGCCGGGAATCAAGGGTCATGCGGGCTCCAGAGCAGGCTAACGATACAGGTTTTCGGTGCGGATGGCAGCCATAACTTGGGGCGGAATGCCCCCCGGATCCTGGGCAGGATCCGCCGCCAGACGAAGGCGGAGATCGGTCGAGGCCAGGTCCAATTCGGTGGCGGGAAGCCAGACCAGCTCCCCGGGGTGGCCGGACCAGGACGCGGCGGGATGCAGGCCGGGGACTTCGGGGATCGCGCCGGGCGCGCCGGGCCGGAGAGCCACCGCGGCGGAGGCGAGCTGGAACACCCGCTCGGGCCGCCGCCAACGGGGCAGGCCCGGCAGCTGATCGCTGCCCATGACGAGGATCCAGGCAGCGTCGGGCTCCCGGACCGCCAGGGTCTCGAGGGTGTCCACGGTGTAGCTGGTGCCGCCGCGATCCAGCTCGAGGCGCTCCACCCGACAGCGCGAGTCGAAGGCCCGGAGGGCCTCGGTCAACAGGTGCAGGCGGGCCTCGCCGCCGGGACCGCCGGGGTCGGGCTTGTGGGGGCTGACGAAGGTGGGCACGAAGCGCAGCTCATCCAGCTCGAGGTGATTCAGCGCGAGCCGGGCAAGTTTCAGATGACCCTCATGTGGGGGATTGAACGCCCCCCCGAGCAGGCCGACGCGCACTACCGGGCCTCTTCCTTGAGCTCTTTGAGTTCCTTGAGGGCGGCGTCCACCGCGAAGGCGAGCTCACGCAGACCCTCGCCGGTGACGCCCGAGATGAAGACGGGCTTCTGGCCCCGCTCGGCGCAGAGGGCCTCGAAGGCCTTCCGCCGGTCCTCGTCCTGCAGGGCGTCGAGCTTGGTGCCCACCAGCCAGCGAGGCTTGGCGGCCAGCACGGGGCTGAAGGCCTGCACCTCGCCGTCGATCACGCGGATGGCTTCGGCGGGTTCCGTGATGGGATCCGACAGGTCCACGAGGTGCAGCAGCATGCGGGTGCGCTCCACATGGCGCAGGAACTGGATGCCCAGGCCCGCACCGTCCGCGGCGCCTTCGATGAGGCCGGGGATGTCGGCGATGACCCAGCTGTCGAGGAGGTCCCCCCCGAAGCGGTCGAGGCTCACAACGCCGAGCTGGGGCTCCAGGGTGGTGAAGGGATAGTCGGCGATCTTGGGCCGGGCCGCGCTGAGGCGGCTCACCAGGGTGCTCTTGCCCGCGTTGGGGAAGCCCACCAGGCCCACATCCGCGATGAGCTTGAGCTCCAGGTCGAGGGTGCGTTCCTCGCCGTCCTCGCCGGGCTGATGATGGCGGGGAGTGCGGTTGGTGGAGCTCTTGAAGTTCGTGTTGCCCAGGCCGCCGCGGCCACCGCGGGCCACGCAGACATCCTGGCCGTGCTCGAGCAGCTCTGCCAGCACCTCGCCGGTGTCGCCGTCCTTCACGAGGGTGCCGAGGGGCACCTCCAAGAGGACATCCAGTCCGTCCTTGCCGTGGCGCATGCAGCCTTCGCCCTGGCGGCCGCGCTCGGCGGTGAACTCGCGCTTGTTGCGGTAGGGGTTGAGGGTGTTCAGGGCCCGGTTGGCGCGCAGGAACACCGAGCCGCCCTTGCCGCCATCCCCGCCATCGGGACCGCCCTCGGGGGCGAACTTCTCGCGACGGAAGCTCATGGCGCCGGAACCGCCGTGGCCGGCGGCGACGCGGAGCTGGATGTGGTCAAGGAACATGGCGGGTCTTCACTTCCTGTGAGGTGTGGAATAAGCACAGGCCGGGCTTTGCCCGGCCTGTGCGAGGGGGCTCCGGGGGGTGTGCGCGCAGCGCGGAACCCCCGGACAACATCAGCCCTCGATGGGGTCGATGTGGATGAAGCGGCCGCTCTGGCCCTTGTCCTGGAAGCGCACCTTGCCGTCGATGAGGGCGAACAGGGTGTGGTCCTTGCCCATGCCGACATTGATGCCGGCCTTGAACTTGGTGCCGCGCTGACGGACGAGGATGGAGCCGCCGGGGACGACTTCGCCGCCGAACTCCTTCACGCCGAGGCGCTGGGAATGGGAATCACGACCGTTGCGGCTGGAACCGACGCCTTTTTTATGAGCCATGGAAGTACCTCTTAAGCTTGATGTCGAATGGAATGAAAAGGCTTTTCTCTACCTGCGTTCGCCTGCGGCGAACACGGCTGGACTAGGCCTTAATGCTCTTGATCCGAACTTCCGTGTAGCCCTGGCGGTGGCCCTGGGTGCGCTGGTAGGTGGTGGTCTTCTTCTTCTTGAAGATGATCACCTTCTTGGCGCGATCATGGGTGATGACCTCGGCCTCGACCTTGGCGCCCGCCACGGTGGGCTTGCCCACCTTCAGGTCGCCGTCGTTGTCGATGAGGAGGACTTCCTCAAAGGTCACGGCCTGCTTGGGATCCTTTTCGAGCAGCTCCACGCGGAGGATATCGCCCTCGGCGACGCGGTACTGCTTCCCGCCGGTCTTGATGATTGCGAACATGAAAACCTCTTCAGTTGGGGCGTGTGGGCGGCAGTCCATCGGACGCGCTTGGGAGCCCACGGCCAGGGCAAGGCCCATCAGTATGCGGGGAAAGCCCTGTCAGCTCAAGGGAAATTCCTGAAGCCAGGGGCGGTTGGCCTACCGCCCGGGGACATTGGGTTCCGGGGACCGGCCCGGGGATGGGATGATCGGGATCCGGAGATTCCCATGGGCCGTGATTTCCAGACCTTCCTGAAGCAGCTCGAGGCCGCCGGCGAGCTGAGCCGCGTGGCTTCCGAAGTCGATCCATTCCTGGAGATGGGCGCCATCGCCGACCGGGTTTCCAAGGAACCCGGGGGGGGCAGGGCTCTGATCTTCGATCGACCCAAGGGCAAGGCCATGCCCGTGGCCATGAACGCCTTCGGGAGCCTGAAGCGCATGGAGATGGCCCTGGGCGTGGACCGGGAGCCCCGTGGCCTCGATGCCATCGCCGACCGCATCGAGAAGCTGGTGCAGGAGGCCATGCCCAAGCCCGGCACGGGGTTCTTCGAGAAGCTGGCCAAGCTGCCGGTGCTGGCCGAGGTCTCCAACTGGATGCCCAAGACCGTGCGGAAGGGGATCTGCCAGGAGATCGTGCTGAAGGGTGATCAGGTGAAACTCACCGATCTGCCCGTGCTCACCACCTGGCCCGAGGATGGCGGCCCCTTCATCACGCTGGGCATGAGCCACACCCGGAACAAGCAGACGGGCCACCGCAACACGGGCCTCTACCGCCTGCAGGTCTTTGATGACCGCACGCTGGGCTTCCACACTCAGCTGCACCACGATGGCGCGAGGAACCGCCACGGCTATTCGAAGGACGAGCGCATGCCCGTGGCCGTGAGCTTCGGCGGGGATCCGGCCCTCACCTACGCGGCCACGGCGCCCCTGCCGCCCTTCCTCAGCGAGGTGATGTTCGCTGGCTTCCTGCGGGGCGAGGGCATCGAGATGGTGCCCTGCGTGACGAACGACCTGGAGGTGCCCGCCGATTCCGAGATCGTCATCGAGGGCTTCGTGAATCCCGGCGAGCTGCGCCGGGAGGGCCCCTTCGGCGACCACACGGGCTATTACTCCCTGGCCGACGACTACCCCGTGCTGCATGTGGAAGCCATCACGATGCGGAAGAACCCGGTCTTCCCCGCCACCATCGTGGGCCGCCCGCCCCAAGAGGATGCCTACCTGGGCCTGGCCACGGAGCGCATCTTCCTGCCCCTGCTCCGCATGGTGCTGCCGGAGATCCGGGACATGCACCTGCCCGCCGCTGGCGCCTTCCACAACCTGGTGATTCTCTCCATCAAGAAGGAATACCCCGGCCACGCGCAGAAGGTCATGAACGCCATCTGGGGCACGGGCCAGATCATGTTCACCAAGGGCATCGTGGTGGTGGACGAGGACATCGATCCCCATGACCTGAACGAGGTGCTCTTCCGCCTCACCAGCAATGTGGATCCCAAGCGCGACATGCTCTTCACCGAAGGGCCCCTGGATGTCCTGGATCACTCCGCCGACCGCTTCGCCTTCGGCTCCAAGGTGGGCATCGACGCCACCCGCAAGAACCGCCCCTGGGACGGCTTCACCCGCGAGTGGCCGCGGGATCTGGTGTTCCCCGACGAGATCCTGGACCGCATCGGCAAGCGATGGAAGGAATACGGGCTCTGACCCGCATCAGGTCAGAGCCCCCGGAGGGCTAAAGCGAGGCCCGGCTGTGCCGGGCGTCGCGCGGGGGCCCGGGGGGAGGCTCCACCTCCGCGAGCTCAAAGAGCGAGTGGGAGCCACGCCCCGTGTGGCGTCAGGTGGAGGCGCGAAGCGCCCCTAGATCCCGGCCACGCATGCGTGGCCGGGGGAACCCCGGAGAGTAAAGCGAAGCCCGGCTGTGCCGGGCGTCGCGCGGGGGTCCGGGGGTGTGCGCGAAGCGCGGAACCCCCGGAGAACATTAAAACCGGACGGTCACGCCCGCCTGCAGGGCGTTGGCCTGGAAGCCCTTGGCGATGCGGGAATGGAGGAAGCGGGCCTCGGTACCCACAGTGGCATTCCACTGGTAGCCCACCCCGGCGGCCAGCCCGAACTTGGTGGTGTCGCTGGTCTCCTTGAGGGGGCCGAGCTTGGATTCAAAGGACCAGCGAACGACCGCGAGGCCGCCCGTAAGGTAGAGCCCCTCCGGCTTGCCGGCGACGAAGTAGAGATAGTCGCCGCCCAGGCTCAGGTTGGAGGCGGTCTGCTTCACGGAGCCGAAGGTGGCCTCGGGGTAGATGCTGTAGTCCAGCCGGGGCCGCACCATGTGGCCATCGCCCAGATCGAAGGTGCCGTGGACGCCGATGCCGGGGCCCGGCTTGTTGTCGACGAAGTCCTTCAGGTCGCCCAGGGGGAGGTTCACCAGGCCCTGCACGCCGTAGCGCGGGGCCTCGGCCCCGAGGGACAGGGCGGCAGCGGCCAGCGTGGCCAGGGTCAGACGGGGCAGGGTCAGCATGGTTCCTCCCGGGGGCTGGCCGACCCGGGGGATCGGCCATGGCGCGGGACCATGTTCGCATGGCCACGGCTTTGCCGCACCCTGCTCCGAATCCAAAAGAAGAGTTAGAATTAAAGGACCAGCTTGGGTTAGATCGTTCGTGATAGCTCTATTCTTTCCATGAAAAAGGCGCCCGGGTGGGCGCCTTTCCAAAGGGGAGATTCGACTTACTGGGCGCTGTCCGCGCGGCGCTCCTTGAGGCGACCGGCCTTGCCGAGCTTCTCGCGCAGGAAGTAGAGCTTGGCGCGGCGGACCTTGCCGTGGCGCACGACTTCCAGCTTGTCGATGGTGGGGCTGTTCAGGGGGAAGATGCGCTCCACGCCCACGCCGCTCGCGACCTTGCGGACGGTGAAGGAGGTGCGCATGCCGCCGCCCTTGATGCCGATGACGATGCCCTGGAAGAGCTGGATGCGCTCCTTCTCACCTTCCTTCACCTTGACATGCACCTTGACGGTGTCGCCGGGGGCGATGCGGGGAAGGTCGCTGCGAAGCAGGCTGGCTTCGAGTTGATCGATGATGTGGCTCATGTGGGCTCCTGGGCCAGCGGTCCCAAGCCTACGATCAGGCGGACATGGCTCGAAAGTCCCCGGATGGGGAGTCAGTCAGTGTATCCGATAGGCCGGAAAAGGGAAGGGGTCATTCAAGGCGATAGCCCTTCCAGCCCTTCGGTTTGGGTCGCTCCCAGTCCTCCGGATGCTCCACCTGCCAGGCGCACCACTGGGCGGGGCGGTCCAGATCCCGCAGGCGGTCCCTCAGGTAGAGGGTCCACAGGTCGGGCCGCAGGCGCTTCGTCCGGACCATGGCCTCCCGCAGGCGCCAGAGCCGGATGGCCCCGTGATCGCCTCCCTGGAGGACGGCCGGCACCTCCGCCCCTTCGAAGGTGGCCGGGCGCGTGAAGTGGGGATGGTCCAGCAGGCCGGTGGCAAAGCTGTCCTCCTCGGCGGAGGCCCCGTTCCCCAGCACGCCCGGCAGCCAGCGGCAGACGGCATCGATGAGGAAGAGGGCCGGCAGCTCGCCGCCGCTGAGGACGGCCTCGCCGATGCTGAGCTCCTCGTCCACGAGGGCCTCCACCGCCCGCTGGTCCAGACCCTCGTACCGGGTGCAGACCAGGATCAGCTGGTCGAGCCGGGCCAGCTCCAGCACCTTCGCGTGGGTGAGGGGCGGGGCCGCGGGGCTGAAGTGGATGATGCGCCCCGCGCCCTCCCGGGGCACGGACGCCAGGGTGTCCCGAAGCACCTCCGGCCGCAGCACCATGCCCGGACCGCCGCCGAAGGGAGTGTCGTCCACATGGCCGAAGGGGTTGCCGGCGAAGGGCCGGTAGCTGTGGGTGTGCAGTCCATGTCCCAGCTCCCGGAAGGCCCGGCCGGTGATGCCGAGGCGGGCGGCCTCGAAGAACTCGGGGAAGAGGGTGAGGGCATCGACGCGCATCAATGCACCAGGGCGTGGAAGGCCTTCAGGAAGCCCCGGGCGATGAGGCCGAAGCTGGAGGCGAAGTAGACCGTGTTGCCGAGGGAGGCCGCCGCGCCGATCCAGGCCCAGGTGGGTCGTTCCTCCAGGAGGGCGGCGCCCAGGAGGCAGAGGATGGCCGCGGGAAGCTGGTTGCCGAAGGGCAGGGGCACGGGGATGGCCAGCAGGAAGCCGGTCCAGGCGATGCAGGCGCCCACCCAGCGGTGGTTGAGGGGGCGCCGTTCGGCGCCGCGCCAGCGGAAGCGGTCCAGCTGCGCCTCGAGCTTGGCGAGGGCGTTCTTGATGCGGCCCTTGTGGATGGCCTGGTCCTGCACCCGGCGGGGCACCCAGGGATGGGCGGTCCCCCAGGCCAGCTGGGAGCCCAGGGCGATGAGGCCGATGCCACCCACCGGGGCCAGCCCGATGTTCAGGCCCGGGACCAGGCTCGGCAGGGAGAGCAGCAGCGTCAGGAGGCCGTAGGTCTGCTCGCCCGCGGCATCCAGCAGTTCACCCAGCGTGATCTCGCCCTCCGCGTCAAGCAGGGCGTGGAGGGTCTCGAAGAAGGGTTTCGGCGCGGACTGCACCTGTCCAGCATGACCGAAGTCAGCGTGGTTTCGGGTGCCGGCCTTGGCCTTCCCGTACCAGCTGGCCGCAGGCTCCAGCCACATCCTGCCCGCGGCTGCGGCGGACGCTGACGGGCAGCCCGGCATCCGAGAGCAGCCGGCAGAGGGCGCCGATGCGGGATTCCTCCGGGGGCTCGAAGCCGCTGCCCTCGTGCGGATTGAACGGGATCAGGTTGATCTTGGCGGGGAAGCGGCGCGCGAAGGCGGCCAGACGGCGGCCATCCTCCAGGCTGTCGGTGACGCCCTTCAGCAGCACATATTCGAGGGTGATGCGCTCGCCGGACTGCAGAGGGAAGGCCGCGAGCGCCGTCGCCAGGGCCTCCAGGTTCCATACCCGGTTCACGGGCATGATCAAGGAGCGGTGGATGTCGGTGGTGGCATTCAGGCTCAGGGCCAGCCGGGGTCGGCGGGCAAAGGCGCCCAGGCGCTCGATGCCGCTCACCAGGCCCGAGGTGGAGAGGGTGATGCGCCTCGGCGGGATGGCCAGGCCCTTGGGATCCGTCAGTGGTCCGAAGGCGGTCATCACATGATCGAGGTTGTGCAGGGGCTCCCCCATGCCCATGAACACGAGATTGACCGGGCGCTCCGCGGAGTGGCCGTGATGATTCAGCATGGCCACGACCTGGCCCACGATCTCCGCCGCGCTGAGGTTGCGGATGATGCCCATCTGGCCCGTGGCGCAGAAGGTGCACCCCATGGCGCAGCCCACTTGGCTGGAGAGGCAGAGGGTGACGCGGTCGAGGTCTTCAGAGCCCGGCTCCGGGGGTGTAGGTCGCAGACCGGACCCCCGGACGGAAAGCCCGGGGTCAGGCTCGGCCTGGCCCGGGCGCGGGGGCTCCGGGGGTGTAGGTCGCAGACCGGACCCCCGGACGGA
The window above is part of the Geothrix sp. genome. Proteins encoded here:
- the rlmN gene encoding 23S rRNA (adenine(2503)-C(2))-methyltransferase RlmN, with amino-acid sequence MAQPWDLPAPEAGSAPRPNAAGLDLAALKALVASFGEPAWRGAQLFEGLYRQRWTRWEQFTHLPQALRTRLTAEVDLAWPAIVQSLPSSDGSTKHVFELADGKQVEGVHMPYVVRGSGLRPTPPEPPRPGQAEPDPGLSVRGSGLRPTPPEPPRPGQAEPDPGLSVRGSGLRPTPPEPGSEDLDRVTLCLSSQVGCAMGCTFCATGQMGIIRNLSAAEIVGQVVAMLNHHGHSAERPVNLVFMGMGEPLHNLDHVMTAFGPLTDPKGLAIPPRRITLSTSGLVSGIERLGAFARRPRLALSLNATTDIHRSLIMPVNRVWNLEALATALAAFPLQSGERITLEYVLLKGVTDSLEDGRRLAAFARRFPAKINLIPFNPHEGSGFEPPEESRIGALCRLLSDAGLPVSVRRSRGQDVAGACGQLVREGQGRHPKPR
- the rplU gene encoding 50S ribosomal protein L21 encodes the protein MFAIIKTGGKQYRVAEGDILRVELLEKDPKQAVTFEEVLLIDNDGDLKVGKPTVAGAKVEAEVITHDRAKKVIIFKKKKTTTYQRTQGHRQGYTEVRIKSIKA
- the obgE gene encoding GTPase ObgE → MFLDHIQLRVAAGHGGSGAMSFRREKFAPEGGPDGGDGGKGGSVFLRANRALNTLNPYRNKREFTAERGRQGEGCMRHGKDGLDVLLEVPLGTLVKDGDTGEVLAELLEHGQDVCVARGGRGGLGNTNFKSSTNRTPRHHQPGEDGEERTLDLELKLIADVGLVGFPNAGKSTLVSRLSAARPKIADYPFTTLEPQLGVVSLDRFGGDLLDSWVIADIPGLIEGAADGAGLGIQFLRHVERTRMLLHLVDLSDPITEPAEAIRVIDGEVQAFSPVLAAKPRWLVGTKLDALQDEDRRKAFEALCAERGQKPVFISGVTGEGLRELAFAVDAALKELKELKEEAR
- the nadD gene encoding nicotinate (nicotinamide) nucleotide adenylyltransferase, whose protein sequence is MRVGLLGGAFNPPHEGHLKLARLALNHLELDELRFVPTFVSPHKPDPGGPGGEARLHLLTEALRAFDSRCRVERLELDRGGTSYTVDTLETLAVREPDAAWILVMGSDQLPGLPRWRRPERVFQLASAAVALRPGAPGAIPEVPGLHPAASWSGHPGELVWLPATELDLASTDLRLRLAADPAQDPGGIPPQVMAAIRTENLYR
- a CDS encoding exopolysaccharide biosynthesis protein, with amino-acid sequence MWLEPAASWYGKAKAGTRNHADFGHAGQVQSAPKPFFETLHALLDAEGEITLGELLDAAGEQTYGLLTLLLSLPSLVPGLNIGLAPVGGIGLIALGSQLAWGTAHPWVPRRVQDQAIHKGRIKNALAKLEAQLDRFRWRGAERRPLNHRWVGACIAWTGFLLAIPVPLPFGNQLPAAILCLLGAALLEERPTWAWIGAAASLGNTVYFASSFGLIARGFLKAFHALVH
- the rplS gene encoding 50S ribosomal protein L19 produces the protein MSHIIDQLEASLLRSDLPRIAPGDTVKVHVKVKEGEKERIQLFQGIVIGIKGGGMRTSFTVRKVASGVGVERIFPLNSPTIDKLEVVRHGKVRRAKLYFLREKLGKAGRLKERRADSAQ
- a CDS encoding menaquinone biosynthesis decarboxylase, with the translated sequence MGRDFQTFLKQLEAAGELSRVASEVDPFLEMGAIADRVSKEPGGGRALIFDRPKGKAMPVAMNAFGSLKRMEMALGVDREPRGLDAIADRIEKLVQEAMPKPGTGFFEKLAKLPVLAEVSNWMPKTVRKGICQEIVLKGDQVKLTDLPVLTTWPEDGGPFITLGMSHTRNKQTGHRNTGLYRLQVFDDRTLGFHTQLHHDGARNRHGYSKDERMPVAVSFGGDPALTYAATAPLPPFLSEVMFAGFLRGEGIEMVPCVTNDLEVPADSEIVIEGFVNPGELRREGPFGDHTGYYSLADDYPVLHVEAITMRKNPVFPATIVGRPPQEDAYLGLATERIFLPLLRMVLPEIRDMHLPAAGAFHNLVILSIKKEYPGHAQKVMNAIWGTGQIMFTKGIVVVDEDIDPHDLNEVLFRLTSNVDPKRDMLFTEGPLDVLDHSADRFAFGSKVGIDATRKNRPWDGFTREWPRDLVFPDEILDRIGKRWKEYGL
- the rsfS gene encoding ribosome silencing factor, coding for MTLDSRLATVVDAARSKKAFRIRLLDVKDIASFTDTFAFMSGGSDRQNRAIAEAIEDALKLADGERPISREGEANGNWVLLDFGNLVVHVMDEETRRHYNLEELWNAGRELELPAELHPASDARP
- a CDS encoding outer membrane beta-barrel protein — its product is MLTLPRLTLATLAAAALSLGAEAPRYGVQGLVNLPLGDLKDFVDNKPGPGIGVHGTFDLGDGHMVRPRLDYSIYPEATFGSVKQTASNLSLGGDYLYFVAGKPEGLYLTGGLAVVRWSFESKLGPLKETSDTTKFGLAAGVGYQWNATVGTEARFLHSRIAKGFQANALQAGVTVRF
- the trmD gene encoding tRNA (guanosine(37)-N1)-methyltransferase TrmD, with product MRVDALTLFPEFFEAARLGITGRAFRELGHGLHTHSYRPFAGNPFGHVDDTPFGGGPGMVLRPEVLRDTLASVPREGAGRIIHFSPAAPPLTHAKVLELARLDQLILVCTRYEGLDQRAVEALVDEELSIGEAVLSGGELPALFLIDAVCRWLPGVLGNGASAEEDSFATGLLDHPHFTRPATFEGAEVPAVLQGGDHGAIRLWRLREAMVRTKRLRPDLWTLYLRDRLRDLDRPAQWCAWQVEHPEDWERPKPKGWKGYRLE
- the rpmA gene encoding 50S ribosomal protein L27, giving the protein MAHKKGVGSSRNGRDSHSQRLGVKEFGGEVVPGGSILVRQRGTKFKAGINVGMGKDHTLFALIDGKVRFQDKGQSGRFIHIDPIEG
- a CDS encoding Glu/Leu/Phe/Val dehydrogenase gives rise to the protein MPIDQTNAFEAMQARLRVASQLYGLDDALFKVFMAPSRSMIVSLPVLMDNGHWEVFTGYRVQHNVARGPAKGGIRYDLNVTLDEVKALAAWMTWKCAVVDVPFGGGKGGIVCDPTRLSLGEKERLTRRYIAEIMDIIGPDRDVPAPDMGTDAQTMAWVLDTYSMHVRRTENAVVTGKPLGLGGSLGRAEATGRGILITAREAMQRLGKPLAGATVAVQGFGNVGSQAARLLHEAGARVVAISDIQGAVKNDRGLDIHALLKHVAETRTVAGFRGAEPLDPKTLLTHPVDILVPAASENQITEANAAQVRAKVIVEGANGPTTPEADPILLEHGVLVVPDILANVGGVTVSYFEWVQNRQGFYWREREVNERLVDYMTHAFQATFATTDKYKTNPRIGAYILALDRVAQAMRYRGFYA